Within Runella rosea, the genomic segment ATGATGGTGTCAATCGCAATCACCTGCGTGCCTACGTGCAGAAAGATAGCCACTGCCCCCAAAATCAAATGCGGGAATTGAAAGATGCTTGTTTTGCCCGCATTGGCCGTAGCTACTTCGGGACTTTCGTGTTCGGTGTTGATTTCCGGCAACGGCGAACGGTAAACCAAATAACCCAATACAAACAGGAATATCCCCAGTACGGTATAAGGTGTAATCACCCTTCGTACCAATTCATCCAAAGCCGCGCTGCGTTGCAGGTCATTCATGGTGCTGAGTTGGGCGAATAAATCCGTATCCGTCGGGCGCAAAATGACGGCAGCAAAGACCAAAGGAGACAAAATCCCAGCGGCTTTGTTGCAGATTCCCATGATGCTGATGCGTTGTGCTCCGCGCTCTTTGGGCCCCAAAATCGTGATGTAGGGATTGGCGGCGGTTTGGAGGATGGATAACCCAATGCCAATCGTAAACAATCCCATCAGAAAAATACCGTAAGTGCGCGTCATGGCGGCGGGAATGAAAATGAACGCGCCTAAGGCCATGAACCAAAAACCAATCATCATTCCTTTTTTGAATCCCTGCGTTTTGAGTAAATAAGACGCCGGCACCGACATGATGAAATAGGCAATGTAAAAGGCAAATGCCACCAGATAGGCCTGAAAACTGGTGAGTTCGCAGGCAATTTTGAAATAGGGAATCAGAATAGCGTTGACCCATGAGATGAAGCCAAACATAAAAAACATGACTCCCACTAAAAAAATAGAAATATTGGTTTCTCGTTTGGTAAGACTGCTTACGTCAACTGCGGTCGGGTTGGCTTTCATATTGTTGTTGATGGCAAGATTAGCCGGAATAATAGTACGGTGGTAGATTCAACGTCGGCGAGGTTTTGAGCCTCGCCGACGTTAGATTTGGCTAAATCGTAGGTTCCCAACCCTTTTCATACTCACGTTTCCAAAGTTTTTTAGCGGCTTTATTATGGAGAATATGTCCGTTGGTAGGGTCAATCTCCAAAATGCTGTTGGAACGCAAGGCGATATTTCCCAATTGACAAAGCAACGTACTTTGATGTCCGCCGACGATTCCTGATGCCAATGTTGCTCCTTCTTTGATGGCTGAAACGAAGTTTTGGAAGTGGAAGGCATCCAAGGCTTGTGAAGGGTCCATTTTATTACGAGGGTCAATCACCAAATCATTTTTTACGTCTTTGACAATCTTATTGTCCAAATCGTAAATCTTGTAGGCGTTGCCGCCGCCGTACTCCAATGTGCCTTTTTCTCCGTAAAAAGAAACGCCCACGCTGCTGCCTTCTATGTTGCGACTGTTACAACTGCGGCCTTCCCAAGTCATAAATTTATCATTGCCAAATTCAAGATTAATTACTTGTGTATCTGGTGCTTCCCAGTCATCCTTGTAGCGATAGCGACCACCCGAAGAGGAGACTTTGGTGGGGTATTCCACGCCCAAGCCCCAACGCATCAAGTCGAGCATGTGGGTGCCGTTATTGAGGGCTTCGCCCGTGCCCCAATGCCAAAACCAGTGCCAATTGTAGTGGAGTATGTTGTCTTTGTAGGCGCGGCGCGGCGCAGGGCCTTGCCATAAATCGTAATTCAGCCACGACGGAACGGCGGCTTCTTTGCCCACGCCAATGGAAGCGCGGTTGTTGGTGTACCAGCCTTTGGCAAAATAAGGCCGACCGATGGCGCCGTTCTGAATGTCCTGAATGGCTTGTTTTACATTCGGCCATGAGCGGCGTTGGTTACCCATTTGAATCACATTTTTATACTTGGCGGCCACCGCCATGAGCAATTCTCCTTCGTTCGGATTGTGGCTGCAAGGTTTTTCAAGGTAAACGTGTTTGCCTGCTTTTGACGCTAGGATGGCTGCTGGTGCGTGCCAATGGTCAGGTGCGGCGATGATGAGCGCATCTACGCCTTTATCTTCTAGTGCATTACGAAAATCGGGAACGTCTTTGGGCTTGGAATTTTGAATTTTTTCAACGGCTTTAATGCACTTTTCGGAAGCGCGGCTATCTACATCCGAAATCGAAACGACTTCACAGTTGGGTTGCAGGGCAAAATTACTCGCCAGTGCATACCCGCGACTATTGACGCCCATCACGCCGAGTCGGACTTTTTCGTTAGCGCCCAAAATACGACCGTAACTTTTGGCACTAAAGCCCGGTAAGATACCGCCAACGGTCAATAGAGCGGTTCCTGTCAGTGTTTTTTTGATAAAATTGCGCCGAGATTCGCTGTTTGTAGAAGTTTCCAGAGTGTTCATGAAAGGTGTTTTGTGTAAAAAAATAAATGGGTCTGTTGAGGAGCCAATTTACTACACTATTTAAAGATAAGTAGGCTACCGAACAGTTCTTTTTGGAGAAGACTTTTTTGATTTTTACCTACTCATAATCCTGCAATGTTAAGCAATTCAATTTTGGTGTGGTAGTGTATTTATAAAGCAATTTTGACCAAATCCTGAATCTCGTTTCCATTATGGTCAAATCGGGCTAAAGTATAGACTGCGCCGTCGGCTCCAATAGCGATGGAATTTACGTAGGTTGGGCGGTTTCCGTCAGCGTAAAAAATCGGACCGTGGTCTTTGTAGGTTTGGGTCGGAATATGGAATGTGATTAAATGCAGATTTTCCAATCCTTTGGCCGCGCCCTTGGCAATTTGGTCGGCCCCTTTTAAGCGCTTGCCGTCGATGTATATCGGGCCGCCCGTTAGGTAATGAATCGTTTCGCCATCAGGGCCAAGTTGAAAGCCCAAATAGCCGTAGCTAAACTGGTCGAACATGCCACTTTTGCGCGAAGGCTCCGACGTAAGCCGCTCTACGATTTCAATTTTAGGTGTTTTTGGATCAAAACGAAACAAATACCCCGAATTTCCGTGAATACCGTAGGCGACTTGTTCGGGCGCGTGCCAGAAAATCTTGCGCCAGTTATAGCCCATACTGCCCGGATGTGTGGGGTCATATTTTCCGAAATAGTCAATCCGTAAATCAATATCTTCTACTTTGCGTAAGGCTTCGTTATCAGGATGATACGTGAAAATGTCGCCTTCGGACGTAGAGAAGTAAACGGCTCCGTCGCGTGGGTCAACCACCATCGAACGGCACAATACGCGGTAATCATTGCCCGGAATGCCAGCTTCGCCTTTTGCCGATACCAGACCGACTTTTTTGAGGGCTTTGGCAGAAATATCGTAATGAATAAAATAACCCAAGGGCCAAGTAATGCCGTACAAATGCCCCCTTTCGCGGTCAATGGTCATGGTCAGGATTCCTTCACCTTCGGGCGCGATGGCAAGGTCTTCAAATACACCAGTTGCCAAATCATACGACAAAAAATGCCCGCCTGGGTAGAGGTTTTTGCCGTTTGGAGCAGTCGTTGGCAGACGTTCCATGCCTTCAATCATTTCATAGACGCCGATGTGCGTGGCGAAATACAGCTTGCCATTGTTTTCGTAAAAACGAACGTGACTTTTGCCCTGCGGAATGGCGTTGGCGTTTTTTTCGCCGCAGATTTCGGTCAGGTCGGCTATCCATTGTGTTTGGTCGGTAGCAGGGTCGTAAGCGTACATTTGGCCGCCGACTTCGTAGGATTCCGAACAAAGGACATAGTATATTTTGCCGTTGCTTGCGGCTGTAATGGCGTTGTAAGTATCGTGCGCTAATTCAAAGCCCGAAAAGTAAGCTTTGGCAGTAAGTGAATTCATGTTTTAGGGTGTTATAAAGCAAAAAGACTTTAAAGAATGGAGTGCTTGCGCTTAGTGCTTTTTACGCCATTCTTTGTGAACTTTGCGGTTAATTATCACTTAGTTTTAGTAATTCCAATTTGTTGGGCGAGTTTGTCTATTTCAGTATAAATCAATTCAGGTACTGAAGCTTCCCAAGTGCTCGGAAGCCCGTAGACCATTTGCGAGGAAGCGCCTTCGTAGCCACCTTCTTTCAAAATTGTTGCCGATGGAATATAGCCCATCACATCGTTGGAGTAGGCCATCACAAATGTGTCTTGTCCGAATCGCTTTTTGCATTCAATGGCGTATTCAATAACGAGTTCTCCGCCAAAAATAAACATCGATTGCTCCCCCAATTTCCACGCTTGCAACGGGTATGAATACGAAGTAATGAAGGGTTTACCTTGCTTCATTTCTGACAAAACCCGGGTGGCCCAACGTTTGAGATAGGGAATATTTTCGTTTTGAGTTTTGAGTAATTCTGCTTCTGTCGGCGGAGCCGAAAGCGGCAGTTGTATTTCTGAGTAGGCCGTTGTCAGCGTGGCCGATAAAGGTCGCATGGGTTCTTCAAGCACCCGGTCCACGGCTGCGGCCAATTCTCTTCCGTACTGACGTGCCAAAGATACGGTGCGCCGGGGTAAAGGGTTTTGGTCGCCAGCAGCTCCCTGAAAAAATAGCGCCGTTGCTTCTGGATGGGCTTTTTCTAATTCCAGTTGGGCAAAACCTGGGAAGTCACCCGAAAATTGATACAGGTCAAGTACGGTTGGGTGACAGGCGTACCCAAAAACAATGGCTTTGAGCACTCCTTTGGGAGTCAGGGCTTTGATGACGGGCACGGCATAGTCGTTGGGGCCTTTCAGCTCGGTTTGCTCACGTAACGCTCCTTCTTTATTATTGCGCCGATTCACCTGAAACCGTGTCACGCCGTTTTGAGCAAACAGCTCGACAGATTCTAAATCTTTTAGCGCCTGTCCGACCAGAGCAATTATCTGCGCTTCTAATTGGCGTGAATAGCGGTTAATCTTGGTTTGCTCGTTGGCATCAAGTGGATAAATGTCAAGCAGGGCGTCGTCCAACACTGGCCCAGAGTGGGTGTGAGAGCTGTTGAGAATAATCTGCGCGTTGGGCAGTCCAAACTGACGATTGAGTTGGGTTCGAATGCGGTCAGACATGGCCTTGGGAAATCCCAGCATATCGGTCGTGACGAGCACCGCGCGCTTGCCAGTTTCATCTTCTAACGCCAACGCTTTGGCCCACAAATCGTGCAATTTCCCTTCTGATGCGTGCGTGCGGGAGGCATATCCTGCCTGCCAAATGGCTTCTTTGGGCGTAATAATTACTTTGGCTACGCCCGCTTTCCAGCCTTTTGCCCACGTGGACGAAACAATCAAAAAGCCAATTAACCACAGGTGCTTTCTCATTTGACACTCAACAGTTTATCAGCGTGCGTGTAGATTTTTTCGATGGCGTTGGCAATCTCGTCCATGTCGGTGCGGGTTCCGAGCATCATGTTTTGCGTAAACCACACGGCCTCTTCGTTGCAAAGTCGGTCGTTTTGGGGGCAATGATTGCGCTCTACGTAGCTTTTGAAATCAAGCTGCGCTTTGGGATACATTTTTTGGAAGTTTTTCGACTGAAACGCGTCGTTCAGATACGGCATATTATTAAGTGTAGCGTAGCCTTTCGAGCAGGGAATCCCCTCAGCCGACAGTGCTTTCAGGAATGTATCACGTGATAACCCTTTGAATCCTTCTTTTTTGTAGCGGAACGGAAACAGGTGAAACGCTGCGCGCGTCACGTTGTCGTATAATTTATAGGGAACGATGCCCGGAATCTTCTGAATTTTGGCTTTCAGGTACGCCGCATTTTCGTTGCGAAGCGTGGTTTCGGCGTCCAATCGCTTGAGCTGTGCCAAACCGATGGCCGCTTGGTATTCGGTGAGTCGCTGTTTATTTCCCTGAATGATCGTGCCCGCGCCAATCACGCCTGACGCCATGCCGAAAGGGTTTCCGTAGTTATGGTACGAAAAACAGCGGTCCATAAATAAATCATTGTTGCTGACAATGGCACCGCCTTCTCCGATGGCTAAGTTCTTGGAATTCTGGAAACTAAAGCAGCCCGCATCCCCAAATGTACCCACTTGTTTATGATCAATTTCTGCTAAGTGCGCCTGACAAGCATCTTCAATCACCGCTAGCTTATGCTTTTTTGCAATGGCTAAAATTGCGGGCATATTGGCGGGTAAGCCCAAAATATGCACTGGAATAATGGCTTTGGTGCGAGGCGTAATTTTGGCTTCAATTTTGGCCGGGTCAATCTGAAACGTTTCGGGGTCCACATCTACAAAAACAGGCATGGCTCCAGTTGCAATGACAGGTGCTACCGTGCCGATAAAAGTATAAGGTGGAATCAGTACCTCATCGCCGCCGCGAATATCCAACTGCATCAAGGCTGTTATCAGCGCATTGGTACCATTTACGACCGCCAGTGCTCGTTTTGTCCCGACGGTTTGGGCCCATTTGGCTTCAAATTCGTTTACCACATTTGCGCGCGACCATATACCGCTTCTTATCACTTCGAGAAGTTGTTTTTCGTCGGTTTCGGGCTTCCATATCGGCCAAATGGGCCAACCTTGGGTTCGTACAGGCTTGCCACCCAATAAGGCTGGAGGCTCTGCCAACGAAAAAGAGGGCGTAATAGAAGGTTTGGTAGGCTGATTTTCAACAGTTCTGGAGAGAACAGAAGGCGTCAGTACTGCACCTAAGCCCGTCAATGAATTTCGTTTCAGGAATTCACGTCTTGAAAAATGGTTGGAAGGCATATCGGTGAATTTTAGTTTTTCCAAGGTTCAAAACCTTGGAAAGGTTGTTTATAGATTGAATGACTATTTACGAGCTTTTTTCATCACGCTTTCGAGCGTAACGACGGCTCCGCCTTGTCGTTTACTTTCGTCAGCCGCTTCCATGAAGGCAAAGATTTCAATGGTTTCTTCGGGTGATACGGGAAGGTTGCCCGTCTCAAAATAATTGACAATGTCTTTCAACAGAGGTTCGTAGCCACCGTAGGGGCCCAGTACAATGTTACCGTTTTTGGTGTAAACCGTGCCACCGTAGTCGTGTTTACCCGTGCGGGTACCGCGAAAAGTGCCTACACGCCCGTCGGCCCAAGTGCCTATTACAATGTCTGTCCCTTCGTTATTGACTCGAACAACTTGCTTGCAGCCTGTTCCCATGACGGTGTAAAGCGTTTCGACGCCGTGGATGCCGTACCAAAACAAATCTGGGTGCGTTTTTTCGAGTACCGCTGGGCTAAATGTGTCGGCTCCTACGACGATGCTTTTATCCACTTTTTCCACGCCTTTGATGTGCCGTAGCGACGAGGCCGAAAATAGGGGGATGTTGTATTTTTTGGAAGCCTCAAAAATGGCAAGGGTGTCGGAAAGCGAAGCCGCAATAGGTTTATCAATAAAAACGCGTTTGCCCGCTTTAAGTACCTGAAGGGCCTGTTCGAGGTGGAGGCGACCATCGTTGGTTTCCAACAGCACAACGTCCACTTTTTTGAGTAAATCAGCGATAGAATCGACGATTTCTACATTCTGTTTTTTGACTTCTTCCGTATAAGCCGGCACGCGTTTGGTGCTGCTTTCGATGTCTTTACTGCCTTGTGGGTAGGCGGCTACTACTTTATACCCCAAAAAATCAGCGCTTGCATCGGGTGCGTTGAGGGCTTTGACGAAAGCTGTGCTGTGGGAAGTATCCAAGCCGATGATGCCGACTCGTTTTCCGGCTACCGCCGATTGAGCATTTGCCCATTCGGGGCCCAA encodes:
- a CDS encoding sugar MFS transporter translates to MKANPTAVDVSSLTKRETNISIFLVGVMFFMFGFISWVNAILIPYFKIACELTSFQAYLVAFAFYIAYFIMSVPASYLLKTQGFKKGMMIGFWFMALGAFIFIPAAMTRTYGIFLMGLFTIGIGLSILQTAANPYITILGPKERGAQRISIMGICNKAAGILSPLVFAAVILRPTDTDLFAQLSTMNDLQRSAALDELVRRVITPYTVLGIFLFVLGYLVYRSPLPEINTEHESPEVATANAGKTSIFQFPHLILGAVAIFLHVGTQVIAIDTIIGYANSMGIDLLKAKTFPSYTLACTICGYIIGIITIPKLVSQVNALRFCTLLGTAFTLLIIFAKGSVNFLGQTADLSIWFVVLLGLANSLVWAGIWPLALDGLGRYTKLGASILIMGLCGNALMPLLYGYVADLYDVRTAYWVLLPCYLYLVYYAAYGHKVKRWGL
- a CDS encoding Gfo/Idh/MocA family protein — protein: MNTLETSTNSESRRNFIKKTLTGTALLTVGGILPGFSAKSYGRILGANEKVRLGVMGVNSRGYALASNFALQPNCEVVSISDVDSRASEKCIKAVEKIQNSKPKDVPDFRNALEDKGVDALIIAAPDHWHAPAAILASKAGKHVYLEKPCSHNPNEGELLMAVAAKYKNVIQMGNQRRSWPNVKQAIQDIQNGAIGRPYFAKGWYTNNRASIGVGKEAAVPSWLNYDLWQGPAPRRAYKDNILHYNWHWFWHWGTGEALNNGTHMLDLMRWGLGVEYPTKVSSSGGRYRYKDDWEAPDTQVINLEFGNDKFMTWEGRSCNSRNIEGSSVGVSFYGEKGTLEYGGGNAYKIYDLDNKIVKDVKNDLVIDPRNKMDPSQALDAFHFQNFVSAIKEGATLASGIVGGHQSTLLCQLGNIALRSNSILEIDPTNGHILHNKAAKKLWKREYEKGWEPTI
- a CDS encoding neutral/alkaline non-lysosomal ceramidase N-terminal domain-containing protein, with the translated sequence MRKHLWLIGFLIVSSTWAKGWKAGVAKVIITPKEAIWQAGYASRTHASEGKLHDLWAKALALEDETGKRAVLVTTDMLGFPKAMSDRIRTQLNRQFGLPNAQIILNSSHTHSGPVLDDALLDIYPLDANEQTKINRYSRQLEAQIIALVGQALKDLESVELFAQNGVTRFQVNRRNNKEGALREQTELKGPNDYAVPVIKALTPKGVLKAIVFGYACHPTVLDLYQFSGDFPGFAQLELEKAHPEATALFFQGAAGDQNPLPRRTVSLARQYGRELAAAVDRVLEEPMRPLSATLTTAYSEIQLPLSAPPTEAELLKTQNENIPYLKRWATRVLSEMKQGKPFITSYSYPLQAWKLGEQSMFIFGGELVIEYAIECKKRFGQDTFVMAYSNDVMGYIPSATILKEGGYEGASSQMVYGLPSTWEASVPELIYTEIDKLAQQIGITKTK
- a CDS encoding DegT/DnrJ/EryC1/StrS family aminotransferase; the encoded protein is MPSNHFSRREFLKRNSLTGLGAVLTPSVLSRTVENQPTKPSITPSFSLAEPPALLGGKPVRTQGWPIWPIWKPETDEKQLLEVIRSGIWSRANVVNEFEAKWAQTVGTKRALAVVNGTNALITALMQLDIRGGDEVLIPPYTFIGTVAPVIATGAMPVFVDVDPETFQIDPAKIEAKITPRTKAIIPVHILGLPANMPAILAIAKKHKLAVIEDACQAHLAEIDHKQVGTFGDAGCFSFQNSKNLAIGEGGAIVSNNDLFMDRCFSYHNYGNPFGMASGVIGAGTIIQGNKQRLTEYQAAIGLAQLKRLDAETTLRNENAAYLKAKIQKIPGIVPYKLYDNVTRAAFHLFPFRYKKEGFKGLSRDTFLKALSAEGIPCSKGYATLNNMPYLNDAFQSKNFQKMYPKAQLDFKSYVERNHCPQNDRLCNEEAVWFTQNMMLGTRTDMDEIANAIEKIYTHADKLLSVK
- a CDS encoding Gfo/Idh/MocA family protein, whose amino-acid sequence is MQNSIQGRRKFVKNAALGSLALGILGPEWANAQSAVAGKRVGIIGLDTSHSTAFVKALNAPDASADFLGYKVVAAYPQGSKDIESSTKRVPAYTEEVKKQNVEIVDSIADLLKKVDVVLLETNDGRLHLEQALQVLKAGKRVFIDKPIAASLSDTLAIFEASKKYNIPLFSASSLRHIKGVEKVDKSIVVGADTFSPAVLEKTHPDLFWYGIHGVETLYTVMGTGCKQVVRVNNEGTDIVIGTWADGRVGTFRGTRTGKHDYGGTVYTKNGNIVLGPYGGYEPLLKDIVNYFETGNLPVSPEETIEIFAFMEAADESKRQGGAVVTLESVMKKARK